One window of Amaranthus tricolor cultivar Red isolate AtriRed21 chromosome 11, ASM2621246v1, whole genome shotgun sequence genomic DNA carries:
- the LOC130826939 gene encoding uncharacterized protein LOC130826939 produces the protein MLKTIFSPVSSILHLKCKDPRLCLTVKNFQTQCTATVRQNAPMKQTPIYLLPPTSAYVHLPFCRKRCHYCDFPIVALGSSLNQSYDDDPRFVDYIELICREIKATTLDFVQCPLLETVFFGGGTPSLVPPKLVSLVLDTLKSKYGVCLNAEISMEMDPGTFTADKLREFMGLGVNRVSLGVQAFQDELLKACGRAHGLNEVFEAIDIVESCQVENWSMDLISSLPNQTPEMWSESLQLTIDANPTHVSVYDLQIEKDTKFGVLYTPGEFPLPSESQSAEFYKMASESFTSAGYDHYEISSYSKSGFKCQHNLTYWKNKSFYSFGLGSASYLNGSRFSRPRRMREYAKYIENLENGLMKHEASGDVDTKDKAIDVVMLSLRTARGLDVKSFAQDFGASLAYSVGQAYRPYVESGHMLFLDGERKILPAFEVNTLLVAEDKFSDKVAFIRLSDPEGFLLSNELISVAFGVIAP, from the exons ATGCTTAAAACAATTTTCTCACCTGTTTCATCGATTCTTCACTTGAAATGCAAAGATCCCAGATTATGTTTAACtgttaaaaattttcaaacgcAATGCACGGCTACTGTTCGACAAAATGCCCCAATGAAACAAACTCCTATTTATCTGCTCCCTCCAACTTCAGCTTATGTTCACCTTCCTTTCTGTAGGAAACGTTGTCATTACTGCGATTTCCCTATTGTCGCTTTAGGATCATCCCTAAATCAATCATATGACGATGACCCTCGATTTGTTGATTACATTGAGTTGATATGCAGGGAAATTAAGGCTACAACTTTGGATTTTGTTCAATGCCCACTTCTTGAAACTGTGTTCTTTGGAGGGGGTACCCCTTCTTTGGTCCCACCAAAGCTTGTATCTTTGGTTCTTGatacattaaaatcaaaatatggGGTGTGTTTGAATGCTGAGATAAGCATGGAAATGGATCCTGGTACTTTCACTGCTGATAAACTGAGGGAATTTATGGGGTTGGGTGTGAATAGAGTGTCTCTTGGTGTGCAGGCATTTCAAGATGAGTTGCTTAAGGCTTGTGGTCGAGCTCATGGGCTTAACGAAGTTTTCGAAGCAATCGATATTGTCGAGTCATGTCAAGTCGAAAATTGGAGTATGGACTTGATTTCTTCCCTCCCTAACCAGACCCCAGAAATGTGGAGTGAAAGCTTGCAGCTTACAATTGATGCCAACCCCACCCATGTATCTGTTTATGATTTACAAATTGAAAAAGATACTAAATTTGGCGTATT GTATACACCAGGAGAGTTTCCTTTACCAAGTGAATCCCAATCTGCAGAGTTCTACAAAATGGCTTCAGAATCATTTACAAGTGCAGGATATGATCATTATGAAATCAGCAGTTATTCAAAGAGTGGGTTTAAATGTCAACACAATCTTACTTATTGGAAGAACAAATCATTCTACAGCTTTGGTCTTGGTTCCGCGAGTTATCTCAATGGTTCGAGATTTTCAAGACCGAGAAGAATGAGAGAATATGCAAAGTATATCGAGAATTTGGAGAACGGGCTGATGAAACATGAAGCGAGTGGCGATGTTGATACTAAGGATAAGGCAATAGATGTTGTGATGTTATCACTAAGAACTGCAAGAGGATTAGATGTCAAGTCATTTGCTCAAGATTTCGGTGCCTCACTTGCCTATTCTGTTGGGCAAGCTTATAGACCTTATGTAGAAAGTGGACATATGCTCTTCCTCGATGGAGAAAGGAAGATTTTACCGGCATTTGAAGTTAACACGTTGCTCGTTGCTGAGGACAAGTTCAGTGATAAGGTTGCGTTCATCCGGCTTAGTGATCCAGAGGGTTTTCTTCTTTCTAATGAACTGATTTCAGTTGCATTTGGGGTAATTGCTCCATAA
- the LOC130827356 gene encoding 26S proteasome non-ATPase regulatory subunit 6 homolog: MEGQDGSLNAHLILANKIFLLTHSDVQDIEKVQLKDEVLSSVKSDSMACLYETLANRGVLDLDQSVLDSMRQNIKEELKKIDEKITDAEENLGESEVREAHLAKSLFFIRIGDKDNALEHLKVTETKTVAVGQKMDLVFYTLQIGLFDMDFDLISKSIDKAKNLFEEGGDWERKNRLKVYEGLYCMATRNFNKAASLFLDSISTFTTYELFTYDTFIFYTVLTSIISLDRVSLKQKVVDAPEILTVIGKIPYLSEFLNSLYDCQYMSFFSAFAGLTEQIKFDRYLHRHFRYYMREVRTVVYSQFLESYKSVTIEAMAKAFGVTVEFIDLELSRFIAAGKLHCKIDKVAGVLETNRPDAKNALYQATIKQGDFLLNRIQKLSRVIDL; this comes from the exons ATGGAAGGTCAAGATGGTTCTCTAAATGCGCATCTTATACTTGCTAACAAGATTTTCCTTCTCACTCATTCTGATGTTCAAGATATTGAGAAAGTTCAGCTCAAAGATGAGGTTTTATCTTCCGTTAAATCTGACT CTATGGCATGTTTATATGAAACCCTTGCAAATAGAGGAGTTTTGGATTTAGATCAGTCGGTTTTGGATTCAATGCGGCAAAATATCAAAGAGGAGCTTAAAAAGATCGATGAAAA GATAACTGATGCTGAAGAAAACTTGGGTGAAAGTGAAGTTCGAGAAGCTCATTTGGCAAAATCTTTGTTCTTCATAAGAATTGGTGATAAG GATAATGCGTTGGAACACCTTAAAGTAACAGAGACCAAAACAGTTGCAGTGGGGCAGAAAATGGATCTGGTGTTTTATACTCTTCAAATTGGATTGTTTGATATGGACTTTGATTTAATTTCCAAAAGCATAGATAAAGCCAAAAA CTTATTTGAGGAGGGAGGAGATTGGGAGAGAAAGAATCGTTTGAAGGTGTATGAGGGGTTGTATTGCATGGCTACCCGAAATTTCAATAAAGCAGCTAGTCTGTTTTTGGACTCCATCTCAACGTTCACTACCTATGAGCTGTTTACTTATGATACCTTCATATTCTACACTGTTCTTACCAGTATTATATCCCTTGATAGAGTTTCTTTGAAACAAAAG GTAGTGGATGCTCCTGAGATATTGACTGTGATCGGAAAGATTCCTTACTTGTCTGAGTTTTTGAATTCTCTTTATGATTGTCAGTACATGTCATTTTTCTCAGCATTTG CTGGCCTGACAGAACAGATAAAGTTTGACCGTTATCTACATCGACACTTCCGTTACTACATGAGGGAGGTCAGGACTGTTGTTTACTCGCAGTTTCTGGAATCTTACAAGAGTGTTACTATTGAGGCAATGGCAAAGGCTTTTGGTGTTACAGTCGAGTTCATTGACCT GGAACTGTCTCGTTTTATTGCTGCGGGAAAGCTGCATTGTAAAATTGACAAGGTAGCAGGAGTCCTGGAGACAAATCGTCCAGACGCCAAAAACGCGCTCTATCAAGCGACTATAAAACAAGGGGACTTTCTGTTGAATAGAATCCAGAAATTGTCCCGGGTTATTGATCTGTAA
- the LOC130827277 gene encoding uncharacterized protein LOC130827277: MFGRIRASPSPVECLELERLPSKIYKDDSLSIYEATLMKLKKGSQRCLSSEDTLSPVSQDSMDVESNSNAFQYSSKVPGLCSELGLPDCSSNSSCASVPVRPNQEQKRIGENSIHHLFSKYAIAHQKTRCN, from the exons ATGTTTGGAAGGATCAGAGCATCGCCATCGCCAGTGGAGTGCTTGGAATTAGAGCGCCTTCCTTCCAAGATTTACAAAGACGATTCTCTTTCCATCTATG AAGCTACACTAATGAAACTCAAAAAAGGTTCTCAACGTTGTTTAAGTTCCGAAGATACATTAAGCCCGGTCTCTCAAGATTCTATGGATGTTGAATCCAACTCCAACGCATTTCAGTATTCATCTAAAGTTCCCGGGCTATGCAGCGAGCTAGGACTGCCTGATTGTAGCAGTAATAGTTCTTGCGCGAGTGTACCTGTAAGACCTAATCAGGAACAAAAGAGAATTGGAGAAAACTCAATACACCATCTTTTTTCGAAGTATGCCATTGCTCATCAAAAAACAAGGTGCAATTAG
- the LOC130827340 gene encoding 60S ribosomal protein L44, which produces MVNVPKVKKTYCKNKECKKHTTHKVTQYKKGKDSLAAQGKRRYDRKQSGYGGQTKPVFHKKAKTTKKIVLRLQCQSCKHVSQHPIKRCKHFEIGGDKKGKGTSLF; this is translated from the coding sequence ATGGTGAACGTTCCAAAGGTGAAGAAAACCTATTGCAAAAACAAGGAATGCAAAAAACACACAACCCACAAAGTGACCCAATACAAAAAGGGTAAAGACAGTCTTGCTGCTCAGGGAAAACGCCGTTATGATCGCAAACAATCTGGTTATGGAGGTCAAACTAAGCCTGTTTTTCACAAGAAAGCTAAGACTACTAAGAAGATTGTGTTGAGGCTTCAATGTCAATCTTGCAAACATGTTTCACAGCACCCAATTAAGCGTTGCAAACATTTTGAAATCGGTGGTGATAAGAAGGGCAAGGGTACATCCTTGTTTTAG
- the LOC130827276 gene encoding nucleoside diphosphate kinase 2, chloroplastic → MEAVGVASGLSPCISPPPLHCSLTTHLSSLHFHRNNHHNQHKLAAFHSQSHLFSYSPTSPLSPNKPTKTHIFLPRLVAAMENVEETYIMVKPDGVQRGLVGEIISKFEKKGFKLIGLKMYQCPKDLAEEHYKDLKAKSFYQKLIDYITSGPVVCMAWEGVGVVASARKLIGSTDPLQAEPGTIRGDLAVQTGRNVIHGSDSPDNGKREIALWFKEGEICQWTPAQAPWLRE, encoded by the exons ATGGAAGCTGTGGGAGTAGCAAGTGGATTAAGCCCCTGCATTTCACCACCACCACTTCACTGCTCTCTCACCACCCACCTAAGTTCCCTCCATTTCCACCGCAACAACCACCATAATCAGCATAAATTAGCTGCATTTCACTCTCAATCCCATCTTTTTTCCTATTCTCCAACATCTCCTCTTTCTCCAAACAAACCCACTAAAACCCACATCTTTCTTCCTCGTTTGGTTGCAGCCATG GAAAATGTTGAGGAAACTTACATTATGGTTAAACCAGATGGAGTTCAACGTGGCTTg GTAGGGGAGATTATTTCCAAATTTGAGAAGAAGGGTTTTAAGTTGATTGGATTGAAGATGTACCAATGCCCTAAAGATTTAGCTGAG GAACACTACAAAGATCTCAAGGCGAAGTCATTCTATCAGAAGCTGATTGACTACATAACATCTGGTCCCGTTGTTTGTATG GCTTGGGAGGGAGTCGGAGTGGTTGCATCAGCACGTAAGCTAATAGGGTCAACAGATCCTCTTCAAGCTGAACCTGGAACTATTAGAGGAGATCTTGCTGTTCAAACCGGGAG GAATGTAATTCATGGAAGTGATAGCCCTGATAATGGCAAGCGTGAGATAG CCCTGTGGTTTAAAGAAGGTGAAATATGTCAATGGACGCCTGCTCAAGCACCATGGCTGAGGGAGTAA